Proteins co-encoded in one Nonlabens agnitus genomic window:
- a CDS encoding LolA family protein: MKMKNLYLLLVVFFAFAKAGTAQSNQASKLLDEVAAKYKSYDNVTFTYKGNLKNSKANFDTDLQGEAKLSGNKYNATYNGTTYMYDGRKLYTINREDEQVTIATQNNDGSEMINPSNIMTFYQKGYNKELDIVQNVKGRKIQYVKLTPIKSGSDYKNILLGIDANTKHIYNTIITERSGTVITFTLQTFKTNEPLAKNCFTFDPSQYKNWDIEEMN, encoded by the coding sequence ATGAAAATGAAGAATTTATATCTATTGCTGGTGGTTTTTTTCGCTTTCGCGAAAGCGGGAACAGCACAATCCAATCAAGCATCAAAATTGCTGGATGAAGTGGCAGCAAAATATAAGAGCTATGACAATGTCACTTTTACCTATAAGGGAAATCTGAAAAACTCTAAAGCCAACTTTGATACAGACTTACAAGGTGAGGCAAAATTGAGTGGCAATAAGTACAATGCGACCTACAATGGTACAACCTATATGTACGATGGTAGAAAATTGTACACGATCAATCGTGAGGACGAACAAGTCACCATTGCCACCCAAAACAATGACGGTAGTGAAATGATCAATCCTTCCAACATCATGACGTTCTATCAAAAAGGTTACAACAAGGAATTAGATATTGTACAAAACGTGAAGGGAAGAAAAATCCAATACGTGAAGCTCACACCTATCAAATCAGGATCTGACTACAAGAATATTCTTTTGGGAATCGATGCCAATACCAAGCATATTTACAACACCATCATTACAGAGCGCAGCGGCACGGTGATTACGTTTACGCTGCAAACCTTTAAGACGAATGAGCCTTTAGCTAAAAACTGTTTTACCTTTGATCCTAGCCAGTATAAAAACTGGGACATTGAGGAAATGAACTAG
- a CDS encoding LptF/LptG family permease: MKILDRYILTQFIKTFLSVFIVLMFILILQAIWLYIKDIAGKDIDLITIGKFMMYTIPVIVPLALPLSILLASIMVFGNMAENYEFAAMKSNGISLQRAMRSLMIVIFSLGITSFVFANTVIPWGNLKQRNLRRNIAQVKPAMAISKNVFNQLGDINIKVSDKTGDRGQYLDDVIIHKKSPGRSGNWRVIKSEKGELKSSLKSDIIQLVLTNGNYYEDLFVNDPRKRASSPFVKSYFETYTLNVDVSELNDVDMDKENVTDDYQMLKINELQTQIDSFSASYNTQKDIYNQTQLLKWSPNKLTDRVSKYLDSTAVKKTFFERLSLNDQKRAVDVATNKATQQIYSITARKEQLQREQVRLNKYEIEIHKKYVLGVACIILFFIGAPLGAIIRKGGMGLPLVVATMFFLTYHFIGIFAEKSAAEGAFPAWLGAWMSTLIIFPIGVFLTYRATTDQGFFDLGGSINSLLNRFKKKPKSPTTVA; this comes from the coding sequence TTGAAAATACTGGATCGCTACATATTGACACAATTTATAAAGACGTTCTTGAGCGTCTTTATTGTGTTAATGTTTATTTTGATCCTGCAGGCCATCTGGCTATACATCAAGGACATTGCTGGTAAAGACATTGACCTAATTACCATAGGTAAATTCATGATGTATACCATACCGGTAATCGTACCGCTGGCATTACCACTTAGTATCTTACTGGCATCGATCATGGTCTTTGGGAACATGGCAGAAAACTATGAGTTTGCCGCCATGAAATCCAACGGTATATCACTACAGCGCGCCATGCGCAGCTTGATGATTGTCATCTTTTCATTAGGAATCACCAGTTTTGTTTTTGCAAACACGGTTATTCCATGGGGAAACCTAAAGCAGCGTAATTTAAGACGTAACATCGCGCAGGTCAAACCAGCGATGGCGATCAGTAAAAACGTGTTTAATCAGTTAGGTGATATCAACATCAAGGTTTCTGACAAGACCGGAGATCGTGGGCAATATCTGGACGATGTTATTATTCATAAGAAAAGTCCTGGTAGATCAGGAAACTGGAGAGTAATAAAAAGCGAAAAGGGTGAACTTAAAAGTTCACTCAAGTCAGATATCATTCAGTTGGTATTGACTAACGGGAATTATTACGAGGATCTTTTTGTGAACGATCCTAGAAAGCGAGCTTCATCACCTTTTGTAAAAAGCTATTTTGAGACCTATACTTTGAATGTCGATGTATCAGAGTTGAATGATGTAGACATGGATAAGGAAAATGTCACCGATGATTATCAAATGTTGAAGATCAACGAGCTTCAAACTCAGATTGATTCGTTTTCCGCCAGTTACAATACCCAAAAAGACATCTACAACCAAACCCAATTGCTCAAATGGTCACCCAACAAATTGACAGACCGGGTTTCTAAATACCTGGATTCAACTGCCGTTAAGAAAACTTTTTTTGAGCGGCTATCTCTCAACGATCAAAAGCGTGCGGTGGATGTAGCAACAAATAAGGCCACCCAGCAAATCTATAGCATCACGGCTCGTAAAGAGCAGCTGCAACGAGAACAGGTGCGACTTAATAAATATGAGATCGAGATCCACAAAAAATACGTACTAGGCGTTGCTTGTATCATTCTGTTCTTTATAGGTGCGCCATTGGGTGCGATCATTAGAAAAGGTGGTATGGGTTTACCACTCGTTGTGGCCACCATGTTTTTTCTCACCTACCACTTTATCGGAATCTTTGCAGAAAAATCTGCAGCCGAAGGTGCCTTTCCAGCATGGCTAGGTGCCTGGATGAGTACCTTGATTATTTTCCCCATAGGCGTATTTTTAACCTATAGAGCCACGACAGATCAAGGATTCTTTGATTTGGGCGGCAGCATCAATTCCTTACTCAATAGGTTCAAAAAGAAACCCAAGAGCCCTACCACAGTAGCATAA
- a CDS encoding DUF6095 family protein, giving the protein MENQQPSTDREVLSKGVKRLMMAIPFFFLGPILIYIGAGSEHPIIFLMPGIAFAILAIVFMYQGIQTILDSMFKSNKTR; this is encoded by the coding sequence ATGGAAAACCAACAACCATCAACGGATCGAGAGGTTTTAAGTAAAGGTGTGAAGCGTCTCATGATGGCGATTCCGTTTTTCTTCTTGGGTCCTATCTTAATCTATATAGGCGCTGGTAGCGAGCATCCCATTATTTTCTTGATGCCTGGAATTGCTTTTGCCATTTTAGCCATTGTATTTATGTATCAAGGGATCCAGACGATTTTGGATTCTATGTTTAAGAGCAACAAAACCCGTTAG
- the murQ gene encoding N-acetylmuramic acid 6-phosphate etherase, producing the protein MPINNITEQDSNHDHLETMSTRELLEAINQEDQQVASAVQKVLPEIEQLVDVIAEKMNNGGRLFYIGAGTSGRLGILDASECPPTFGVAPGKVIGIIAGGDQAIRNAVENAEDDTAQAIKDLEKHDITDKDVVIGIAASGRTPYVIGGLQASQNRGIITGGITCNPGSKLNEIAHHSIVPVVGPEFVTGSSRMKAGTAQKMVLNMISTSVMIKLGHIKGNKMIDMQLSNDKLVDRGTRMIMEATRMDYEQSRELLKKYGSVRAVLDHIGLC; encoded by the coding sequence ATGCCCATTAACAACATAACAGAGCAAGATTCTAATCACGATCATCTAGAGACGATGAGCACTCGTGAATTGTTGGAGGCGATAAATCAAGAAGACCAGCAGGTGGCCTCTGCAGTTCAAAAAGTCCTGCCCGAAATAGAACAACTAGTCGATGTTATCGCTGAAAAGATGAACAATGGCGGTCGTCTTTTTTACATAGGCGCTGGTACGAGTGGCCGTTTGGGAATTCTGGATGCCAGCGAGTGTCCGCCTACCTTTGGCGTTGCTCCCGGAAAAGTGATAGGCATTATTGCCGGTGGTGATCAAGCGATCAGAAACGCCGTAGAAAATGCCGAGGATGACACAGCACAGGCGATTAAGGATCTTGAAAAACATGATATTACAGATAAGGATGTCGTCATAGGCATAGCTGCCAGTGGTCGCACTCCATATGTCATAGGCGGACTTCAAGCCTCCCAAAATCGTGGAATAATAACAGGAGGAATTACGTGTAATCCTGGTAGTAAGTTAAATGAGATAGCCCATCATTCTATAGTTCCCGTAGTAGGACCAGAATTTGTAACCGGCAGTAGTCGTATGAAAGCTGGAACGGCACAGAAAATGGTACTCAACATGATCAGTACAAGCGTGATGATCAAATTGGGTCACATTAAAGGAAATAAAATGATTGACATGCAATTGAGTAACGACAAACTCGTTGATAGAGGTACGCGAATGATTATGGAAGCCACGAGAATGGATTATGAACAGTCGCGGGAACTTCTTAAAAAATACGGTAGCGTGCGAGCTGTTCTGGATCATATAGGATTATGCTAA
- a CDS encoding DNA translocase FtsK: MARKKSTTKKKATGKTNSLSMPSFKLSRLQEVIVGFFLIALGIVFLLSFTSFLLTWRSDQSILGRLTERELEAQNWLSKLGAWLGNVFVYDGFGIAAFSIAILLIITGTYLFAAKRGAFSLSRKRISLLWIWGLPLMLWLSVFFGFFHQSIPLLGGMVGMELNDFMQDYIGLIGTIIVMAFLALIYLTLRLGVTPEKISSYFKRKSAQVKEGFDPLENIEATDEETDWKTNTIEGQTIGDDNVDLTEITITEDDEEEIPEPVLKTEPISPIITSIPATGDGDDIGMDIEQTVDEEEVFDNKASKLVQDFGEFDPTLELSNYQFPPIDLLKDYTKGKTITINEQELQANKDRIVDTLKNYKIGIAKITATVGPTVTLYEIVPEAGVRISKIKNLEDDIALSLAALGIRIIAPIPGKGTIGIEVPNQNPSIVSMRSVIASPKFQNAEMALPIAFGKTISNETFVVDLAKMPHLLMAGATGQGKSVGLNAVLTSLLYSKHPAEVKFVLVDPKKVELTLFNKIERHYLAKLPDSEEAIITDNSKVINTLNSLCIEMDQRYDILKEAMCRNIKEYNAKFKARKLNPANGHKFLPYIVLVVDEFADLIMTAGKEVETPIARLAQLARAIGIHLIIATQRPSVNVITGMIKANFPARVSFRVQQKVDSRTILDSGGADQLIGRGDMLYTSGNEIIRIQCAFVDTPEVEKITDFIGSQKAYPDAHLLPEYVGEEGGTSLDISIEERDAKFKEAAEIIVVAQQGSASLLQRKLKLGYNRAGRIIDQLEAAGIVGGFEGSKARQVLIPDLASLEVFLNAEKQN, encoded by the coding sequence ATGGCCCGCAAAAAATCAACTACTAAAAAGAAAGCCACAGGCAAGACCAATTCCCTATCCATGCCGTCCTTTAAACTATCTCGTTTACAGGAAGTTATTGTAGGTTTTTTTCTCATTGCTCTAGGTATCGTCTTTTTACTATCGTTCACCTCATTCCTACTTACCTGGCGCAGCGATCAAAGCATTTTGGGACGACTCACAGAACGTGAACTGGAAGCTCAAAACTGGCTCAGCAAACTTGGTGCATGGTTGGGCAACGTTTTCGTTTATGACGGGTTCGGTATTGCGGCTTTTTCCATCGCCATTCTACTCATTATTACAGGAACTTACTTATTTGCAGCAAAGCGTGGAGCGTTTTCGCTTTCGCGAAAGCGAATTTCCCTTCTATGGATTTGGGGTCTGCCGCTCATGCTGTGGCTGTCCGTATTTTTTGGGTTTTTCCACCAGAGCATACCATTATTGGGCGGTATGGTGGGCATGGAACTTAACGACTTCATGCAAGATTACATTGGTTTGATAGGAACCATTATTGTCATGGCGTTTCTCGCACTTATTTATCTCACCTTGAGATTGGGCGTCACTCCAGAGAAAATAAGCAGCTACTTCAAACGTAAATCGGCTCAGGTTAAAGAAGGATTTGATCCATTGGAAAATATTGAAGCGACTGACGAGGAAACCGATTGGAAAACCAATACCATTGAAGGCCAAACGATAGGCGATGACAATGTCGATCTTACCGAGATCACAATCACTGAAGACGATGAAGAAGAAATTCCAGAACCTGTCCTAAAAACCGAACCCATTAGTCCTATTATTACTTCTATTCCAGCCACCGGCGACGGTGATGACATAGGCATGGACATAGAGCAAACGGTCGATGAAGAAGAAGTGTTTGACAATAAGGCGTCGAAGTTGGTGCAGGATTTTGGCGAATTTGATCCGACCCTAGAATTAAGCAACTACCAGTTCCCGCCTATTGATCTTTTAAAGGATTATACTAAAGGTAAAACCATCACCATCAACGAGCAAGAACTGCAAGCGAACAAAGATCGCATCGTGGACACGCTCAAGAATTACAAAATAGGCATTGCCAAAATCACAGCTACTGTTGGACCTACGGTAACTCTATATGAAATTGTACCAGAGGCTGGTGTGCGTATCTCTAAAATCAAGAATCTAGAGGACGATATCGCTTTATCACTTGCGGCACTTGGAATTAGAATCATCGCTCCTATTCCTGGTAAAGGTACCATAGGTATTGAGGTGCCTAATCAAAACCCTTCTATTGTATCCATGCGATCTGTGATTGCATCGCCCAAGTTCCAAAATGCAGAAATGGCGCTGCCTATTGCTTTTGGAAAGACCATCAGCAACGAGACCTTTGTCGTGGATCTTGCCAAAATGCCTCACCTACTCATGGCTGGTGCTACAGGTCAAGGTAAATCGGTAGGATTGAATGCGGTGCTGACCTCACTACTATACTCAAAACACCCAGCCGAAGTCAAATTCGTACTGGTAGATCCCAAAAAAGTAGAATTAACGCTCTTCAATAAAATCGAGCGTCATTATCTCGCAAAACTTCCAGACAGCGAGGAAGCTATCATTACTGACAATTCCAAAGTTATCAATACGCTCAACAGCCTGTGTATTGAAATGGACCAGCGTTATGACATCTTGAAAGAGGCCATGTGCCGTAACATTAAGGAGTATAATGCAAAGTTTAAGGCTAGAAAACTGAACCCAGCAAATGGACACAAGTTCCTACCTTATATAGTATTGGTAGTGGACGAGTTTGCAGACCTGATCATGACCGCTGGTAAAGAGGTAGAAACACCCATCGCGAGATTGGCACAACTGGCTCGAGCCATCGGGATTCACTTGATTATTGCAACGCAGCGACCATCGGTTAATGTGATAACTGGTATGATCAAGGCAAACTTCCCAGCGCGTGTGTCATTTAGGGTACAACAAAAAGTCGATTCCAGGACCATTCTGGACAGTGGTGGCGCAGATCAATTGATAGGTCGTGGTGACATGTTGTACACTTCTGGAAATGAGATCATCCGTATTCAATGTGCCTTTGTAGACACGCCAGAAGTGGAGAAAATCACAGATTTTATAGGCTCACAAAAGGCTTACCCAGACGCTCATCTCCTACCAGAATACGTGGGCGAGGAAGGTGGCACAAGTCTTGATATTAGTATAGAAGAGCGTGATGCTAAGTTCAAGGAAGCCGCTGAAATTATCGTGGTAGCACAACAAGGCAGCGCCTCATTATTGCAACGCAAGTTAAAACTGGGCTACAATCGTGCCGGTAGAATTATTGACCAACTGGAGGCCGCTGGAATCGTAGGTGGTTTTGAAGGTAGTAAAGCCCGTCAGGTGCTCATTCCAGACTTAGCGTCGCTAGAAGTATTTTTAAATGCAGAAAAGCAGAATTAA
- a CDS encoding DUF6503 family protein: MQKSILLLWIITFLVGCKQSDSSLSIEQITPDTTMKVEEIEPAVADVEMAHEKYAFLNKQVVQFDLDLSFGGQPRLNGTVSLSTDSKYVRIDKADGTTLIYDGDKVWMSPQDADDSGARFDIFTWSYFFSLPYKLTDDGTIINVLADTQDYKIIQLTFEQGTGDAPDDWYEIYVDKETNRIDHAGYIVTYGGTPADKAAQNAHAIAYGEYKEVNDIPFATSWKFYNYSYKIDRSNIIGEATITNIQFKGLNEVAFSRPENAKEIKL; this comes from the coding sequence ATGCAAAAATCAATTCTTCTTTTATGGATCATTACTTTTTTGGTAGGCTGCAAGCAAAGTGATTCTTCGTTATCTATCGAACAGATAACGCCTGATACAACGATGAAGGTTGAAGAAATTGAACCAGCCGTTGCTGATGTTGAAATGGCGCATGAGAAGTATGCTTTTCTAAATAAGCAAGTGGTTCAATTTGATTTGGATCTGAGTTTTGGTGGCCAGCCAAGACTCAACGGTACTGTTTCCTTGTCCACCGATTCCAAATACGTAAGAATTGACAAGGCCGATGGAACCACACTAATTTATGACGGTGATAAGGTTTGGATGAGTCCGCAGGATGCTGACGATAGTGGAGCGCGATTTGACATTTTTACTTGGAGTTACTTTTTCTCCTTACCATACAAACTTACTGATGATGGCACCATCATCAACGTTTTAGCCGATACCCAAGATTACAAAATAATCCAACTCACCTTCGAGCAAGGCACAGGCGATGCACCAGATGATTGGTACGAGATTTATGTGGATAAAGAAACGAATCGAATAGACCATGCGGGTTACATTGTTACCTATGGAGGCACACCAGCAGATAAGGCAGCGCAAAATGCTCATGCGATCGCATATGGAGAATATAAAGAAGTGAATGACATTCCTTTCGCCACGTCCTGGAAGTTTTATAACTACTCATATAAAATAGATCGATCTAATATCATAGGTGAAGCGACCATAACCAATATCCAAT
- the tpx gene encoding thiol peroxidase yields the protein MATITLSGNEIHTVGSLPEVGSQAPDFELLKDDLSTTTLADFKGSRVVFNIFPSIDTDVCATSVRNFNKRATDLENTKVVSVSRDTPFALKRFTKDEDTNNVMNLSDIRTGEFGESYGLTIVDGPFEGFHSRAVVVVDENGKVIYNQQVPEIGQEPDYLEALKSLL from the coding sequence ATGGCAACGATTACATTAAGCGGTAATGAAATACACACTGTAGGTTCACTTCCCGAAGTAGGATCACAAGCTCCAGATTTTGAATTACTAAAGGATGACCTTTCTACCACAACTCTAGCCGATTTTAAAGGCAGTCGTGTGGTGTTCAATATTTTCCCAAGTATTGATACAGACGTTTGCGCCACATCAGTGCGCAACTTCAATAAACGTGCGACAGATTTAGAAAATACAAAAGTGGTGAGTGTTTCTAGGGATACACCTTTCGCACTCAAGAGATTTACTAAGGACGAAGACACTAACAATGTCATGAATTTGAGTGACATTAGAACAGGAGAATTTGGTGAGAGCTATGGCTTGACCATTGTCGATGGGCCTTTTGAAGGTTTCCATTCCAGAGCGGTGGTTGTGGTTGATGAAAATGGAAAAGTCATTTACAATCAACAAGTTCCAGAAATAGGTCAAGAACCTGATTACCTTGAAGCGCTAAAATCCCTGCTATAA
- a CDS encoding diacylglycerol kinase family protein, protein MGFKQFVKGRLKGCVYAFNGAATLIKTEPSIQVQIFLSIIVTAMGFYFQITTTQWMFQCFAIGLVLTAEGINSAIEAVADFIHPDFHVKIGHIKDIAAGAVFFAAVIAIIIGLIIYIPYFQDLMQPLFA, encoded by the coding sequence TTGGGGTTTAAACAATTTGTAAAAGGAAGATTAAAGGGTTGTGTCTATGCTTTTAACGGCGCCGCAACCCTTATTAAAACAGAACCTAGCATACAGGTTCAAATATTTCTGTCCATTATAGTAACCGCGATGGGCTTCTACTTCCAGATCACGACAACCCAATGGATGTTCCAGTGCTTTGCGATAGGATTAGTACTCACTGCCGAAGGTATCAACAGTGCCATTGAGGCCGTAGCAGATTTTATACATCCAGATTTTCACGTCAAAATAGGCCACATTAAAGATATTGCCGCTGGTGCCGTGTTCTTTGCAGCAGTTATTGCCATCATCATTGGTCTCATCATCTACATTCCCTATTTTCAAGATTTGATGCAACCTTTATTTGCATAA
- the ribB gene encoding 3,4-dihydroxy-2-butanone-4-phosphate synthase gives MVTEQQQTKIQLDRIEDAIEDIKNGKVIIVVDDENRENEGDFLASAQSVTPEMINFMATHGRGLICCPITEKRVKELELPMMVNNNSDPMETAFTVSVDLRGHGVTTGISASDRALTIKAIIDKNTKSHDLSKPGHIFPLKARDGGVLRRTGHTEAAIDFARLAGHEPAGVIVEIMNENGTMARLPQLMEVARKHDLKLVSIEDLVAYRMKNDSLIVKKEDFELKTRFGNYRLRAYQQTTNDQIHLALTLGDWDHDDVVLTRMNSTQVNNDLFSTLTSEADRKLDAMFERLNKEGKGAIVFINQQFEPENMLGRLEELKALQENGTHKAPRRHLDNKDYGIGAQILHDLNISKLKLMTNSEQSKRIGIIGYDLEIVETVEY, from the coding sequence ATGGTTACAGAACAGCAACAGACAAAGATTCAACTGGATCGTATAGAAGATGCTATTGAAGACATCAAGAACGGCAAAGTCATTATTGTTGTCGATGATGAGAATAGAGAGAATGAAGGTGATTTTTTAGCCAGTGCTCAATCAGTCACTCCAGAAATGATCAACTTTATGGCGACTCACGGTCGTGGATTGATCTGTTGTCCTATCACAGAAAAACGAGTCAAAGAACTGGAGCTTCCCATGATGGTCAATAATAATTCTGACCCTATGGAAACTGCATTTACGGTTTCTGTAGATCTACGTGGTCATGGTGTCACCACTGGTATCAGTGCCAGTGACCGCGCTCTTACCATCAAAGCCATTATCGACAAGAATACCAAGTCGCACGACTTGAGCAAACCAGGCCATATTTTCCCATTAAAGGCAAGAGATGGTGGCGTTCTAAGAAGAACTGGTCATACAGAAGCTGCGATAGATTTTGCCAGATTGGCCGGCCATGAACCTGCAGGTGTGATCGTAGAGATCATGAATGAAAACGGCACCATGGCAAGATTGCCACAATTGATGGAAGTGGCACGCAAGCATGATCTTAAGCTGGTGAGCATTGAAGATCTAGTAGCCTATCGCATGAAGAACGATAGCTTGATTGTGAAGAAAGAGGACTTTGAGTTGAAGACTCGATTTGGCAACTATCGCTTGAGAGCCTATCAACAGACGACAAACGATCAGATCCATCTAGCGTTGACCTTGGGCGATTGGGATCACGACGATGTGGTGTTGACCAGAATGAATTCGACTCAAGTGAACAACGACCTCTTCTCTACCCTAACGTCAGAGGCAGATCGTAAACTGGACGCTATGTTTGAGCGCTTGAATAAAGAAGGAAAAGGAGCGATTGTGTTCATCAATCAGCAGTTTGAACCAGAAAACATGCTGGGCCGACTGGAAGAACTCAAAGCACTCCAGGAAAACGGCACCCATAAAGCGCCTAGACGCCACTTGGACAACAAGGATTACGGTATAGGCGCACAGATTTTGCACGATTTGAATATCTCAAAACTCAAGTTGATGACTAATAGTGAGCAAAGCAAACGCATCGGGATCATAGGCTATGACCTTGAAATTGTAGAAACGGTAGAATATTAG